In Marinobacter sp. ANT_B65, the following proteins share a genomic window:
- a CDS encoding helix-turn-helix domain-containing protein, with the protein MPNTLTKQDLDAYVRIDRVCCKPWLRIIGLISGLSVTGCRSRYVSKPVSGLAWVTTSAGKVICLYVGQEMEIGHCRASEQLLLFASAGEVSVSCSGGSWQSLDMPTQVCSGDEFDLRFSENSRLVVLKPALELFPDALRAGVLRQFPAMSPPIKKYLESMRFYFDNAHARALTRELLGQLARFQAGGPVAVVPKMQPLDRRLRRAIEKIEQNPGWEFNLEELARYAGASERNLYYLMKNNTGMTPYRFYQRQRLIRVRRRLVDCQASEAHISRYAADEGFSHLGRFAALYREHFGELPSQTVRRRQHLYEAEAEAGELSCEMLV; encoded by the coding sequence ATGCCAAACACACTAACAAAACAGGATCTGGACGCTTATGTCCGTATCGATCGGGTGTGTTGTAAACCGTGGCTCCGGATTATTGGGCTGATATCCGGCCTTTCGGTTACCGGGTGCAGGTCCCGGTATGTGAGCAAACCAGTGAGCGGGCTGGCCTGGGTAACCACCAGTGCGGGTAAGGTTATTTGCCTGTACGTTGGTCAGGAAATGGAAATTGGGCACTGTCGCGCATCGGAGCAGTTACTGCTATTTGCCTCCGCAGGAGAAGTGTCTGTTTCATGTTCCGGTGGAAGCTGGCAGTCACTGGACATGCCGACCCAGGTTTGCTCAGGGGATGAGTTTGATCTCAGATTTTCAGAAAACAGCCGGCTTGTTGTCCTGAAACCAGCGCTTGAGTTGTTTCCTGATGCCCTGCGGGCAGGGGTTCTCCGTCAGTTTCCGGCCATGTCTCCCCCGATAAAAAAATACCTTGAAAGCATGAGGTTCTACTTCGATAACGCTCATGCCAGGGCACTTACCCGCGAGCTTTTGGGGCAGTTGGCAAGATTTCAGGCTGGCGGCCCGGTCGCGGTTGTTCCGAAAATGCAGCCTTTGGATCGCCGACTGCGGCGGGCGATTGAAAAAATTGAACAGAATCCGGGCTGGGAATTTAATCTGGAGGAGCTTGCCAGATACGCAGGTGCCAGCGAACGTAATCTTTATTATCTGATGAAGAACAATACAGGTATGACGCCCTACCGGTTTTACCAGCGCCAACGCCTCATCCGGGTTCGGCGTCGTCTGGTGGATTGTCAGGCGAGTGAGGCTCATATCTCCCGGTATGCTGCAGATGAAGGATTCTCCCATCTGGGCCGTTTTGCGGCGCTTTACCGGGAGCACTTCGGTGAGCTACCCAGTCAGACAGTTCGGCGCCGGCAGCACCTGTATGAAGCTGAGGCAGAAGCGGGTGAATTGTCCTGCGAAATGCTGGTATAG